One part of the Clarias gariepinus isolate MV-2021 ecotype Netherlands chromosome 24, CGAR_prim_01v2, whole genome shotgun sequence genome encodes these proteins:
- the LOC128512565 gene encoding inactive phospholipid phosphatase 7, whose protein sequence is MPCNPSRVRARERGDVLGRAEFLSLHAPQQRHGGAPRRPTCTRPRHEHAPQPPVDGVKERAEAPRWPEEDCMRLNPSLRGIAVSALRAADIHLSKRLGVCARASSSWGSARSVVALLAFTGHALTWIGGTLVCLSRSSTEAGQEVLINLLLALVLDILTVAGVQKLVKRRGPWEMNPGFLDFVAMDVYSFPAAHASRAAMVSRFLLSHLVLAVPLRVLLVLWAFLVGLSRVLLGQHHVTDMACGFALGSLNFNLMEMVWLPSGACQTLLSIWTFSWIPFR, encoded by the exons ATGCCGTGTAACCCGAGCCGGGTGCGCGCGCGGGAGCGGGGGGACGTGCTGGGGCGCGCGGAGTTCCTGTCCCTGCACGCGCCACAGCAGCGTCATGGCGGCGCGCCGCGCAGACCGACCTGCACCAGACCGCGCCACGAGCACGCGCCGCAGCCGCCCGTGGACGGCGTGAAGGAGCGCGCGGAGGCGCCGCGCTGGCCGGAGGAGGACTGCATGCGGCTGAACCCGTCTCTCAGGGGCATCGCGGTCAGCGCGCTCCGGGCCGCAGACATCCACCTGTCCAAGCGCCTcggcgtgtgcgcgcgcgcgtccTCGTCGTGGGGCAGCGCGCGCTCCGTCGTCGCCTTGCTCGCCTTCACCGGGCACGCGCTCACGTGGATCGGCGGCACGCTGGTGTGTCTGAGCCGCAGCAGCACCGAGGCGGGACAGGAGGTGCTGATCAACCTGCTGCTGG CGCTTGTCCTCGACATCCTGACAGTAGCTGGAGTGCAGAAACTGGTAAAGCGCAGAGGACCATGGGAAATGAACCCGGGCTTCCTGGACTTTGTGGCCATGGATGTGTACTCGTTTCCTGCAGCCCATGCCAGCAGGGCGGCGATGGTGTCTCGGTTCCTGCTATCCCACCTGGTCCTGGCCGTGCCGCTCAGGGTTCTGCTGGTCCTGTGGGCCTTTCTGGTCGGACTTTCCCGGGTTCTGCTCGGGCAGCACCATGTGACTGACATGGCGTGCGGCTTTGCGCTCGGTTCACTCAATTTCAACCTGATGGAGATGGTGTGGCTGCCGTCCGGTGCCTGCCAGACACTGCTCTCAATATGGACGTTCAGCTGGATCCCCTTccgctaa
- the fam78ab gene encoding protein FAM78A: MRYSVHVSGSGARSGTSLWRICASLLLLLLLFHAMGCIQSLRCKPKSFRESVAVLEVTTSIDPNPTSIDETSSVVLRYRTPHFRATARVLVPPVAAKETWTVGWIQACNHMEFYNRYGAEGMSSWELPDLRDGKIQAISDSDGVNYPWYGNTTETSTVVGPTKKDTKFTVSMNDNFYPSVTWGVPVSESNVPMLSNIWRDQSFTTWLVAINQVSGETVVLQTVRWRMRLHIEVDPDKPLGKRAKLLEPVAQEQPQLLGKNEAIPPNAMVKPNANDAQVLMWRPRTGDPVVVIPPKY, translated from the exons ATGCGATATTCGGTGCATGTGTCCGGGTCTGGTGCACGCTCCGGGACGTCGCTGTGGCGGATCTGCGCgtcgctgctgctgctgctgctgctgtttcacGCGATGGGCTGCATCCAGAGCCTCCGGTGCAAGCCGAAGAGTTTCCGCGAGAGCGTCGCAGTGCTCGAGGTGACCACCTCCATCGACCCGAACCCCACCAGCATCGACGAGACCTCCAGCGTGGTGCTGCGCTACCGGACGCCGCACTTCCGCGCCACCGCGCGCGTCCTCGTGCCCCCGGTGGCCGCCAAGGAGACTTGGACGGTGGGCTGGATCCAGGCGTGCAACCACATGGAGTTCTACAACCGATACGGAGCCGAGGGCAT GTCGAGCTGGGAGCTTCCGGATCTCCGCGACGGTAAAATCCAAGCCATCAGCGACTCGGACGGCGTGAACTACCCCTGGTACGGGAACACCACGGAGACCAGCACCGTCGTGGGTCCCACCAAGAAAGACACCAAGTTCACGGTGAGCATGAACGACAACTTCTACCCGAGCGTGACGTGGGGCGTCCCGGTGAGCGAGAGCAACGTGCCGATGCTGAGCAACATCTGGAGGGATCAGAGCTTCACCACGTGGCTGGTGGCCATCAACCAGGTGTCGGGGGAGACGGTGGTGCTGCAGACGGTGCGCTGGCGCATGCGGCTGCACATCGAGGTGGATCCGGATAAACCGCTGGGGAAGCGAGCCAAGCTGCTGGAGCCCGTCGCTCAGGAACAGCCGCAACTGCTGGGCAAGAACGAAGCGATCCCGCCCAACGCCATGGTCAAACCCAACGCCAACGACGCGCAGGTCCTCATGTGGAGGCCCAGGACTGGAGATCCGGTGGTGGTCATCCCTCCTAAATACTGA